The genomic DNA CTCGCCAATTGCCCGCCGAAATCGTCCGCACCCTGAGCGGTCGCGAACAGCGAAGCAACAAGACAAGCCATCCCAAGCAGGGCGGAGTGTAGGTTCACAAGATTGACCAACCGGCGGTATGAGCTTCAACCCGCCGAACGGTTCGGCGGGTTGAAGCTATCTTAAACTCCGCCGTCCTCGCTTTGGAGTGCCAGCCGGTAAAGTGTTCGGCACGCCCCTTTAAACGCCTGACAGATTTGCGATCGATCGCGTATACTTTCCGCGATGAACGGCGATCCAATCTGGCAAAACGAATATCCTTTTACTTCGCGATGGCACGAAGCCGATGGGCATCGATACCATTACCTCAACGAAGGGGCTGGCGATCAGACGATCCTAGCGGTCCACGGCAATCCCACGTGGAGCTTCTACTGGCGTAACGCAATCCAACGATTTCGCGATTCGCATCGCGTCGTGGCGGTTGATCACATCGGGTGTGGGTTAAGCGACAAACCTCAGGACTACGATTATTGTCTGGAAACGCATGCAGCGAATCTGGGCAGTTTGATCGAGGCGGCGGATCTGCGGCGGATCACGTTGTTGGCGCACGATTGGGGCGGGGCGATCGGACTGCTAGCGCTGACACAGCATCGCGAACGCTTTGAACGGATCATTTTGCTGAACACCGGTGCTTTCCCGCCTCCCTACGTTCCCTGGCGGATCGGCGTACTGCGATGCCCGATTTTGGGCCCCTTGGCAATCCGAGGTCTCAATGCGTTCGCGGGGCCCGCGGTGACGATGGCGATGTCGAGGCAAACGCTCAGCCCGACCGCGAGGGCGGGGCTGTTGGCACCCTACAAAAATTGGTCCGACCGAGTGGCGATCAATCAATTTGTCCGAGACATTCCGATGTCGCCGCGGCATCGGACCTGGCAACCGCTGGAAAAATTGGAGGCGGCGCTGCCAAGTCTGGACCATCTGCCGACGCGTCTGATTTGGGGAATGAAGGACTGGTGCTTCCGTCCGGAATGCATGGAACGGATTCAAAAGTCGATGCCGCACGCGGAAACCGTCCCCATCGACGATGCGGGGCATTACGTGATGGAAGACGCTCCGGATCAGGTGCTCGACGCGATCGATGAATTCCTCGTTCGCACCAACGACCGTGCCGCGTTACCGGCGACCGACGGTCCGGCGGCTTAAGCCTGCCTTCCGCGAGTCAAGGCTACAAAAGCCGCGTTTCAATGGGCCGCCGCTTGGGGTATAATCCCTCGCTCAGGGAATGACAGGTTCACGTTTTGCCGCAGGTGAATGAGCGCCGCGTTGTCCCCGAGCTAGACCTCGCTGGGCCTGAAATGCCACGACTCGCAACCTGCGAATTACGGCTGCCGTTTCCCGCCAGGCGTCGTACGAATTTCAGCGGCAGCGGATGTTTTGGCAGACCGGATGGTTGTCGATGGACTCCGCGATGCGAATCCTCGAACACTTTTGCCCACCGGACGCTCGTTGAATCACGAAACTATCACCAGCCGCGAAGATCTCGATCGATTTTGCGAGCGGCTCGCCAAACAACCGTTGATCGCCTTCGATACCGAATTTGTTTCGGAGGATCGGTACCGCCCCGAGCTGTGTTTGTTGCAAGTGGCTGCTGGCGACATGCTGGCGATCATCGACCCGATCGCGATCGGGACCACCCAGCCGTTTTGGGATCTGATCTCCACTGCCGGTCGAACGGTGATCGTTCACGCCGGACGCGAAGAGATGCGGTTCTGTTGGCGGTTCACCGGCAAACCGATTGCCGGGTGCTTCGACGTGCAATTGGCTGCCGGCTTTGTCGGCATTGAATATCCTGCGTCGTTGGGGAATCTGGTCAAGACGATCTGCGGCAAGACGTTGGGCAAAGGCGAGACACGGACCGATTGGCGTCGCCGGCCGCTTTCCGAAGGGCAGATCGAATACGCGCTGCAGGATGTGATCGATCTGGCCACGCTGCACTCCACGATCGGCAAGATGGTCGACGACCTGCAACGGCGCAGCTGGTTGGACGAAGAGATCGCGACGCTGCAAACGACGGTCGCAAACAACGAAGAAAACGAGAGTTGGCACCGCGTGTCGGGCAGCAGCAGCCTGCCGCCACGGCAGATGGCGATCATTCGCGAACTGTGGCGTTGGCGGGAAGCGCGCGCCCAGAAGACCGATCAACCGGCACGGCGCGTCCTTCGCGATGATCTGATCGTCGAACTGGCTCGACGTGGCAGCCCCGATCCGAAACGGATCAACAGCATCCGCGGAATGGAGCGACGCAATCTGCAGCCGCATCACGAAGCGCTTGCCGAAGCGATTGGGATCGCCTTGGATTTGGATGAAAGTGAATTGCCGGTCAAACCGCGCGGGGAACGCCGTGCTAAGGTTCCGATGCTCAGCCAGTTCCTGTCGACGGCGATCGCTTGCGTCTCGCGGACGCACAAGATGGCTCCGGCCATTGTGGGGAACGCCGATGACGTTCGCGAACTGCTGACTTATGAAATGGGGGGCAACAAGAACGCTCCCAAACCGGCGCTATTGCGAGGCTGGCGTGGCGATGTCGTGGGCAAAGCCTTCCGCGATGTCCTGGATGGTCGCTTGGCGATCCGAGTTGCCAATCGCCAGGCCGAACAGCCGCTGGAATTTATCGACGTCCAACCCTAGCGGTTGGGGCGGACGGCTCGCGTGAGGCGACCCACCTACCGACCGATCCGCAGTGGATGCAGGTCGATGTGCGGCTTGCGGTCGCCGGCCAGTTCGGCGATTAGTTTGCCCGTGGCCGGGGCAAGAGTGATTCCGATCATGTTGTGCCCAGTGGCGACCAAGACGTTCGCAAACCGTGGGCTGCGGTCGATGAACGGGATGCCATCGTAGGTCATGCTGCGCCATCCAAACCACATTTCTTCGGTTTGAGGACCGTTGGGTTCGTGCAGGTACAGCTCGGCCGCGTTGCCCAGCAGATCGAACCGTTTCTGTCGGAATCGCGTATCGTAGCCCGCGAATTCCATCGTGCTGCCCAGCCGGTAACCGCTGTCAAACGGTGTCGCTACGACTTTATGTTCTTTGAACAGCAAAGGCATCCGAGGGCTGATGCTGGGACGGGATTGCGTGATCGAATATCCTTTGCCCGGCTGTACCGGCAATCGGCAGCCAAGATGTTCGTTCATGATCGGCGTCATCGCACCCATCGCCACGACGACGCAATCGGCAGTGATCTCTTCGCGTTCGGTGATCACTCGCGTGGCGCGCCGCGAATCGTAAGGATCGGCGTCGATCCGCACGACTTCGGTGTTTTCGCGAATCTCGACGCCAAGTCCCTCGGCCACCTTCCGCCACGATGCGACCAATCGATCCGGACGCACATGGAAGTCCTGGGGGTAGTGCCACGCGCCTGCTAGTCCCTCTTTCAGCGAAGGTTCAAACGCCTGCAGGTCGTCTCCCTCGATCCGGTCCGCGGGAAAATCAAACTCGCGACGGATCCAGGCATCGGTCTTTGCATACTGTTCAAACGGACCGGGAGACTTAAAAACAAACAGCGAACCCTCGCGGCCGAGTTCGCAATCGATCGGTTCGTTTTCCAACAATTCACGGTAGGCGATCTCGGTCGATTCCAGCAGCGCCGCCCGAACGCGCGCCGACGCGAGCATCTGCTTTTGATTGCAGCGAAGTGCAAAGTTGGATAACCAGAACCACAACCGAGGATCAAAACGAGGGCGGATGGAAAACGGAGAATCGGGCCGCAACATGGCCTTGAGCGTACTGGTGACAGCGCCGGGAGTGTTCAGCGGCATGAAGTGACTCAGCCCGATAATCCCGCAATTGCCACGAGAGCAGGCGACGCCGGTGCGACCGCGTTCCAGAATCGTTACTTTCCAGCCTTCTTTCGCAAGATAATAAGCCGATGCGATTCCAATCACCCCGCCGCCGATCACGATGGCGCGACGTTCTTTTAAAGTAGCCAAAGGCCTGCACTTGTTTTGGATGTTTGTGGTTGGTTTGAACTCCCGCGTCGACAACGCTCGGTGATCCGCCGCACCAACATCTGTCTGATATCTGCATTGTGCGCATTGACAGCCGTGACGGAAGTGCCTCGTGAACGTAGGTATCCGATCGGTGGGATGCTTTGGACGCTGTCGTTTGCAACGTCTGGATTGCCCATCGCATGCCCGTGGCGGGGCCGTGGTCTACCGGCACGGGGACGACCTGCGATGTTTTCGGCTAGGCGAGGGCGACGTCGGCCGCTTTGAAAACCGTTTGAGCGCGGCGATAGCCCATCCGTTCGTACAATCGCAGCGCGGCGGTGTTATCGGTGGTGACTTCCAGGTGCATCTTTGTCAGGCCGACACGTTGAAAGCCCTGCGTGGCGAGATTCAACAAGATGCTTCCCAGTCCTTGTCCCCGATGAGGTTTGGCGATCCCTAAGTTTTGAAGTGCGCCCCAACCGTCGGCTTGGATGCCTTGGACCGTTCCAATTGGCAGCGGCTTGCGCGAATCGGAATCGCGAAACCTCAGCAACCAAGTCGCTTCGGGAACGAAATTCGATCGTCCGGCGATCTCTTGCATCAATCGCTGGCAACCATCGCGTTGCCCCAGGCAAGGGAAGACGTTCGCATCGAGCTCCCACTGAAAGCTCTCGTACTTCGCCAACCCATGCTGCCGCAACAGATCCTCCGACCAAGGGAGGACTTCATAGCCTTCGGGCAATTGGTAACTGGACGGTACAAACCGATCCAGGTCCAGTTCCATTCGGTAGCGTTTGAAGTAGGTGATACCCATCGGCCGCGGCCTCCCGTCGTCGCAGAATCATCAATCTCTGGTTCGATCAATTTTACCCCATTTTGCGCGGCTGCCCATCGATAAAGCGGCCCGCAGCGCGTTCGGATCCAAAACGGCGAAATGCTAGGCGATTTGAACCGGTTACGGTGATCGGAACGCTCGGAAATCCTGCGCGATGGACTCTTGAACCGCTCCGGGTTGCATCGCCCGATGGCTTCGACGAAACTTGAAACGCAACGCCCTCCGCAAATTTTCCCGCCCGCTTTCTCCTCTTTAGACTGGATACCGCTACCGTGCCATTTGATCTGACCGGTTCGACAACATTGATCACAGGCGGCACCCAAGGCGTCGGCGCTGCGATCGCAACGGCGATCGCCGGTTCTGGCGGAAACGTGGTGCTGCACGGACTTCACGATGACGACGCGGCGCAGACGACGCTTGCCGCTTGCCGCGAAAAGGGAGTGACGGCGGACTTGGTGCTGGGCGATTTGGCTGGGCCGACCGAAGCTTGCGTGGGCCGCTTGTTCACCGCTGCGACCACTGCCCATCCGCAGATCGATCGCTTGGTCAATAACGCCGGAACGTTTATCGATGTTCCGTTTTTGGAAATGGATTTTGAGCGGTATCAGCGGACGATGCAGTTGAATGTTGCCGCCGGTTTCTTCCTGACCCAGGCCTTCGCGCGGCGGTGGGTGGAACAGAAGACGCGCGGCCGCGTCTTGTTTACCGGGTCGATCAATGGCCAGTTGGCCGAACCGGATCACGTTGCCTACGACAGCAGCAAAGGGGCGGTGTTGGCGATGGTCAAGTCGATGTGTGTGGCGCTGGCGCCCTATGGAATCCGTGTCAATGGAATGGCCCCCGGGTTGGTGAAGACACCACTGACCGGAATCCTTGAAAGCGACCAAGACCTGGATGCCTGGATGCGTTTGCACACGCCCAATGGACGTGTTCCCGAAGCGTCTGCCTGTGGCGGAGCGGCGGTGTTTTTATTGAGCGACGAAGCGGAGCATGTCCATGGCCAGATGTTGTTGGTCGACGGCGGAATGAGCATCTGGCAACAGCCGGATTTGCCATCGTCGTTGCGAGGCAAGCTGTCGTAACTCGAAAGGGACCTTTGCGGCGAAACTAAATCGTCGAGACGGCCGATGGGTCGTTCGACGTCGTTTTTTCGCAGGTCGGCGCAAAGATTTTCAGGTCGTGCCGGGGCGATGCCAGCGGAGCGCTGTTGGGATAAAGCCGCTTGATGTAGTGTCGCCGGGAACTGGTCAGCAGGTGCCGTTGCCAGCCCCATCGGTCCAGCAGGCGTTCGGACAACCGGGCGTTACTGGCTTCGCAAACGATCGCGTCGGTACGTTTGATTTCGGCGATCGCGTCGAGCGTCAGCGCTGCGAGTCGCGCGGTGGCGAAACGGGTGCCGGGAGTCGAGACGACGTACTTCAGCACCAAAAAATTGGGCTGGCTCCACAATTGATCGTAATACAGTCGGCAGACATCTTGCTGCGAATGGGAGTCGCGTCGGCGGTTGTCTCGCCAAACGCGTAACCGCGTGACCAGCGTGGGCCAGGGGCGCAAGTGAATCGAACTCAGGCAACCATCGCGGACTTCGATCACCCCGTGGTGGCGACGCTGCAGCGTCGCGGCGCCCTCTTCTAAATCGCAGACTGTCTCAAACAACGGCATCGCTGAATTCCTGGTTTCCGGTTCGATGTTTCCCGCGAAGTCCCCCGATGTCGATTTTGGAAACGGTTGGATCGGGGCAAGGTTCACCGACCCGAATCGTCGTCAAAAACTTGGGGCCTTCCCGGCTTAGAAACATACGCCAGGCAGGTTCGCGATGACGCTACGGGGTGCGGAATTGAGCGTGACGATCGGTGCAAGACAAACGGTCGTGTCGATTGCAACGATCGGGGACCGCAGGGAATATTTATTGTTCCGCAGTGCTGGCGAAGAACTCCACGATCGTCGACGTCTCGCCATCGTCGACCGAATCGCGACGCAGTTCCAGTTCGATCCCCTGGGCGTGGATGTCGACGATCGAGACGCTCGCTTCGCTGCCCCAAATCACTTCGGCTTCGGCGGTGGGTTTGGGCCGTAGCGGTGGCACGAATCCGGCGAAGAGGGTGGCAACGCGTTGCCCCGGTTGGTACCGGACTCGCAACAAACCATGCACTTCATCGACACCTTCGCGAGTGCTGCGTTGAATTCGTTGGTCGACATCGTCGGCCAGCGGTGGCGCATCGAGATCTTCGGTGCCCAGGTCCGCTTCGGCCGTCGGTCGCGAGATTCCGACCCGCTGTTGAAGCGTCGCAATCAGGTTGGGCAGAGTGGATTGGAATGGCCAGTTGATAAACAGGCAGGCGACTTCGCTGGCCAACAGCAGCAGCCAGATGAAAACCGTGGCGATCCAGCTGGGGTGGAGCGCGGTGAGCCAGAGCGTCAAGATGACGGCGGCTGGAGTGAAGGCAAACGGTAGCCAGCGGGGCGGGGTCGCCGAAGCCTGACGGCCGTCGCAGCCAGAACGCTGGGCCAGCCAACGTGCAACGTTGGTCGCTGCGATCAACAACATACCCACCACCGCGATCTGCCAGCTGGAGACGCTGGCAGATTCACGTGCGAGGCCGCGGATAAACAGGATGACCGCCACGCCGTTCCAGGCCGCTAGCCATATCGGCCAGCGGGATTCAAGCAACAGCGTGGGCAGCCGCGAGGAGCCCGGCGATTTAGACGGCAACGGTTGCATTCTTGCAAGCGGTGGCGAATTCTTCGGCGCGGTCGGTCTTTTCCCAAGTGAAACCATCCCCCGATCGACCAAAGTGGCCACCTGCGGCTGTCGGGCGGAAGATCGGCCGGCGCAGGTCCAGGTAATTGATAATGCCACCGGGGGTCAGTGGGAAGAATTCACGAATCGCTGCGCAGATCTGATCGTCGGGCAACGTGCCGGTTCCCTGCGTGTCGACGTGAACGCTAACAGGTTCGGTGACACCAATCGCGTACGCCAATTGGACTTCGCAGCGTTCGGCAACGCCCGAAGCAACGATCGTCTTGGCGATGTGGCGAGCCATGTAGGCCGCGCTGCGATCGACTTTGGTCGCGTCTTTGCCGCTGAACGCACCACCGCCGTGACGGCCCCAGCCGCCGTAGGTGTCGACAATGATCTTGCGTCCGGTCAGGCCACAGTCGCCGTGGGGGCCACCGACAACAAACTTGCCGGTTGGATTGATGTGATACTTGATATCACCCTTGTCCAGTTCGGCGGGCAAGCAAGGCGCGATGACTTTCGATTTCACTTCTTCGACGATCGTGGCGTGATCGACGTCGGGCGCATGTTGGGTCGAAACGACAACCGTGTCGATACGCACCGGCGTGTTGCCATCGTATTCGACAGTGACTTGCGCCTTGTTGTCGGGACGAATCCATCCGATCTCGCCCGTTTGGCGAGCTTCGGTGATCCGGTTGATGATCCGGTGCGACAACGCGATCGGCAACGGCATCAGTTCGGGAGTGTCTTTGCAAGCGTAACCGAACATCAGACCTTGATCGCCAGCACCGATCTCCTTGCCGCTGTCGGAGTTTTCGTCGACGCCTTGGGCGATGTCGGGGCTTTGCGCGTCCAGCGAGACCAACACGGCGCAGGTGCTGCCGTTGATGCCCATCTGGTCGTCGGTGTAACCCACTTCGTTGATCACTTGGCGAACCACGTCGGAAAATTTGACGTTCGCCTTGGACGAGATCTCGCCGGCGATGCAGGCCATGCCGGTTGTGACCATCGTTTCGCAAGCGACGCGGCTGTGGGGATCTTGTTCCAGCAGTGCGTCGAGGATGCCGTCAGAGATCTGATCGGCCAGTTTGTCAGGATGTCCCATGCTGACCGATTCACTGGTAAATAAGTATTTGCCACTAGACACGAACGAGACTCCTGAGAATGTGTTGCAGAACGTTTGATTGGCTGGCAATTCTAGCTGACCGGTTCGACTTTGTGGACCCACGCAAAGATGGGATTTTCCGTAACCCGTGCCGCGTGCGCCGCCATCCGCACCGCGGGGCCTCCGCTGACGAGAATCGCCAACAGCGCCAGTTATGCTAGCGAAATGTTGATCTTCCCTAAATCCGGGATCTCGATAGAATCCTTCGTCGCAGTGGAACGAGGCATGGACGTCTCTTGCGGGTTCCGCCGCGTTAATACGTGCAGATACATGGAGAGGCAGCAATGCGCAATATCTTTATCCTGGGCATCCTGGTGGTCGCGGCCTTTATGGCAGGCTGGTTCACGATCGATCGCGATGGTGAACAAACGACAATTAAAATTAATCGCGACGAAATCCGCCAAGATGCCAAAGTGGCGATCGAACGTGGCAAAGAGTATTTGGATCGCCAAAACCTCGTCCCGGGTGATAGCAGCCAGGCCAATTCGCTTTACAACACGGTGGAACGCGCCGCGTCGGAATTGCGTTACGTCAAGGAAGGTGGTGAGTACGGAACCCCCAGCGGTTACCAACCCCCTGCCTATCAGCCGGCTGGCGCTCCGGGACAGCTGCAATATCCCTACCCGACGGCAGCCCAGCCCCAGCCACAAGCGGCTCCCAGCGGGTTCAACCCCGCCCGATATTAGTCGCTTCCCCCGTGACGGGGCAGTTCCCCGCGATGGTGGGGACCATTCCGGCGACCTGCCCTACAATCGATGCAGCCATTTTGCTAAGTTATTGGCCACTCGGGGTTTCGCCCGCGTGGTTGAGGATGACACGCTTCTCGTTTGGCGCACTGGAGAAGCGGTGCCACGATTCAATCCAGCCGGGTGAGTTCGCCCCATTTGTTTCGTTTGTTCCGCGCCCGTGGCTAACGTTTTGATTCTGATCCTTAAAAGTGACGCGACCGAGCCGCAGATCCAACATGTCATCGAACGTGTCGAATCGCTAGGTTTTGGTGCGCATCTGAGTCGCGGGACGTTTCGCACGATCGTTGGCCTGATCGGTGATGAGCAACGGCTGCAATCCGAGCCGCTGAGTGCAATTCCAGGCGTCGCCGAAGTGGTTCCCGTGATGCCCCCCTATAAGCTTGCGTCTCTGGATGCCCATCCCCAACCGAGCGTCGTCGATGTCGGTGGCGTTCCCGTGGGAGGCGGGCAGCTG from Rosistilla carotiformis includes the following:
- a CDS encoding alpha/beta fold hydrolase, producing the protein MNGDPIWQNEYPFTSRWHEADGHRYHYLNEGAGDQTILAVHGNPTWSFYWRNAIQRFRDSHRVVAVDHIGCGLSDKPQDYDYCLETHAANLGSLIEAADLRRITLLAHDWGGAIGLLALTQHRERFERIILLNTGAFPPPYVPWRIGVLRCPILGPLAIRGLNAFAGPAVTMAMSRQTLSPTARAGLLAPYKNWSDRVAINQFVRDIPMSPRHRTWQPLEKLEAALPSLDHLPTRLIWGMKDWCFRPECMERIQKSMPHAETVPIDDAGHYVMEDAPDQVLDAIDEFLVRTNDRAALPATDGPAA
- a CDS encoding NAD(P)/FAD-dependent oxidoreductase → MATLKERRAIVIGGGVIGIASAYYLAKEGWKVTILERGRTGVACSRGNCGIIGLSHFMPLNTPGAVTSTLKAMLRPDSPFSIRPRFDPRLWFWLSNFALRCNQKQMLASARVRAALLESTEIAYRELLENEPIDCELGREGSLFVFKSPGPFEQYAKTDAWIRREFDFPADRIEGDDLQAFEPSLKEGLAGAWHYPQDFHVRPDRLVASWRKVAEGLGVEIRENTEVVRIDADPYDSRRATRVITEREEITADCVVVAMGAMTPIMNEHLGCRLPVQPGKGYSITQSRPSISPRMPLLFKEHKVVATPFDSGYRLGSTMEFAGYDTRFRQKRFDLLGNAAELYLHEPNGPQTEEMWFGWRSMTYDGIPFIDRSPRFANVLVATGHNMIGITLAPATGKLIAELAGDRKPHIDLHPLRIGR
- the metK gene encoding methionine adenosyltransferase, which translates into the protein MSSGKYLFTSESVSMGHPDKLADQISDGILDALLEQDPHSRVACETMVTTGMACIAGEISSKANVKFSDVVRQVINEVGYTDDQMGINGSTCAVLVSLDAQSPDIAQGVDENSDSGKEIGAGDQGLMFGYACKDTPELMPLPIALSHRIINRITEARQTGEIGWIRPDNKAQVTVEYDGNTPVRIDTVVVSTQHAPDVDHATIVEEVKSKVIAPCLPAELDKGDIKYHINPTGKFVVGGPHGDCGLTGRKIIVDTYGGWGRHGGGAFSGKDATKVDRSAAYMARHIAKTIVASGVAERCEVQLAYAIGVTEPVSVHVDTQGTGTLPDDQICAAIREFFPLTPGGIINYLDLRRPIFRPTAAGGHFGRSGDGFTWEKTDRAEEFATACKNATVAV
- a CDS encoding ribonuclease D, with protein sequence MNHETITSREDLDRFCERLAKQPLIAFDTEFVSEDRYRPELCLLQVAAGDMLAIIDPIAIGTTQPFWDLISTAGRTVIVHAGREEMRFCWRFTGKPIAGCFDVQLAAGFVGIEYPASLGNLVKTICGKTLGKGETRTDWRRRPLSEGQIEYALQDVIDLATLHSTIGKMVDDLQRRSWLDEEIATLQTTVANNEENESWHRVSGSSSLPPRQMAIIRELWRWREARAQKTDQPARRVLRDDLIVELARRGSPDPKRINSIRGMERRNLQPHHEALAEAIGIALDLDESELPVKPRGERRAKVPMLSQFLSTAIACVSRTHKMAPAIVGNADDVRELLTYEMGGNKNAPKPALLRGWRGDVVGKAFRDVLDGRLAIRVANRQAEQPLEFIDVQP
- a CDS encoding SDR family NAD(P)-dependent oxidoreductase, translated to MPFDLTGSTTLITGGTQGVGAAIATAIAGSGGNVVLHGLHDDDAAQTTLAACREKGVTADLVLGDLAGPTEACVGRLFTAATTAHPQIDRLVNNAGTFIDVPFLEMDFERYQRTMQLNVAAGFFLTQAFARRWVEQKTRGRVLFTGSINGQLAEPDHVAYDSSKGAVLAMVKSMCVALAPYGIRVNGMAPGLVKTPLTGILESDQDLDAWMRLHTPNGRVPEASACGGAAVFLLSDEAEHVHGQMLLVDGGMSIWQQPDLPSSLRGKLS
- a CDS encoding GNAT family N-acetyltransferase; translated protein: MGITYFKRYRMELDLDRFVPSSYQLPEGYEVLPWSEDLLRQHGLAKYESFQWELDANVFPCLGQRDGCQRLMQEIAGRSNFVPEATWLLRFRDSDSRKPLPIGTVQGIQADGWGALQNLGIAKPHRGQGLGSILLNLATQGFQRVGLTKMHLEVTTDNTAALRLYERMGYRRAQTVFKAADVALA